One genomic window of Choloepus didactylus isolate mChoDid1 chromosome 27, mChoDid1.pri, whole genome shotgun sequence includes the following:
- the LOC119521111 gene encoding zinc finger protein 501-like — METDVPSPHPRGESGNSQGEQTAPCGPYEQSPRRISDQDESQVSYTDMERFDCPDGRKAFSPASKRKQQRQNTPTIHGPSGGCDWGRLLDQGSPPVQYPIISTKERPYRCTECSRAFSRSSNLTAHQQIHVDEKPYTCDECGKAFRRNTYLAQHQRIHSQDKPFICGECGKTFCLSTYLAQHQRVHLQEKPFACGKCGKTFCYRSAIAQHQVTHLGEKPYECVECGEAFGRSAHLRRHQQTHTREKPYTCTDCGKTFSNSSTLIQHQVTHTGEKPFECRECGEVFGRSANLRRHQRTHTQERPYECKDCGKTFRHSSTLFGHRSIHTGEKPYKCDACGAAFSRNTTLKQHWRLHTGEKPYVCAQCGKSFRLRSKLSQHLIVHTGEKPYVCGQCEKAFTQSSTLIRHQRSHAGGTS, encoded by the exons ATGGAGACAGATGTGCCTTCACCCCATCCCAGGGGCGAGAGTGGAAATTCTCAGG GAGAGCAGACTGCCCCCTGTGGTCCCTATGAACAAAGCCCACGACGAATTTCAGACCAAGATGAATCCCAAGTGAGTTATACAGATATGGAACGCTTTGACTGTCCAGATGGTAGGAAAGCCTTCAGCCCTGCTTCGAAGCGCAAGCAACAACGTCAGAATACACCCACCATCCACGGACCCTCTGGGGGTTGTGACTGGGGGAGACTCCTTGATCAGGGCTCACCCCCTGTCCAATATCCAATCATTTCCACCAAAGAGAGGCCCTACAGATGCACTGAATGCAGCAGGGCCTTTAGCCGGAGCTCCAACCTCACGGCCCACCAGCAGATCCATGTGGACGAGAAGCCATACACGTGTGATGAGTGTGGCAAGGCCTTCCGCCGCAACACCTACCTGGCCCAGCACCAGCGGATCCACAGCCAGGACAAGCCATTCATATGTGGTGAGTGTGGGAAAACCTTCTGCCTCAGCACCTACCTGGCCCAGCACCAGAGAGTCCACCTGCAGGAGAAGCCATTTGCGTGCGGCAAGTGCGGGAAGACCTTCTGCTACCGCTCAGCCATTGCCCAGCACCAGGTTACCCACTTGGGCGAAAAGCCCTATGAGTGTGTGGAGTGTGGCGAGGCCTTTGGCCGCAGCGCCCACCTCAGGCGCCACCAGCAGACGCACACACGGGAGAAGCCCTACACCTGCACTgactgtgggaaaaccttcagcaACAGCTCCACCCTCATCCAGCACCAGGTCACCCACACAGGTGAGAAGCCCTTTGAGTGCAGGGAGTGCGGTGAGGTCTTTGGCCGCAGCGCCAACCTTAGGCGCCACCAACGGACACACACCCAGGAGAGACCATATGAGTGCAAGgactgtgggaaaaccttcaggcACAGCTCCACCCTCTTCGGTCACCGGTCCATCCACACAGGCGAGAAGCCTTACAAGTGTGATGCTTGTGGGGCAGCCTTCAGCCGGAACACGACCCTCAAGCAACACTGGAGGCTCcacactggtgagaaaccctatgTGTGTGCCCAGTGTGGGAAGTCCTTCCGCCTCCGCTCCAAACTCAGCCAGCACCTCATTGTGCACACGGGCGAGAAGCCCTATGTGTGCGGTCAGTGTGAGAAGGCCTTCACTCAGTCGTCCACCCTGATTCGACACCAGCGAAGTCATGCTGGTGGGACATCGTAG